In the genome of Mangifera indica cultivar Alphonso chromosome 9, CATAS_Mindica_2.1, whole genome shotgun sequence, the window accaatgctgacgtgacaggtaatatagatgataatctgattatcacatttaCCTTAGgcatttaaaaattaccaaagtaatcttgattttattataattatattagtatttattaattttttaagacaaataaatttatttttaattaatatgacaaataatataaaaaatacttaaaaataattatattcaagagtatttaagtaaaataatttactagtaatcttttataacttttaactaaacacaataattatttatacctatcaaaatttatcaaatatagtaataatttatatccagtaatcttttaagtaatctatcttcaaaataatttttctattttgataataaaatattacccagaCTAAACATCCTCTTagtattttgaataattttgctTAACACCTTTTAATTTTacgtatttattataatttctcaaattatAACTGAGAATGTCATGGGTTGAATTTGGGGCCTGCTGGTTTTTGGAATTGCATCTAACGGCCCAGTATCCATCCCATTTCCTTCACCTGGTAAAATGTTTCAGACCAGACACTCTATCCAGACATCTGTTACTAGTTTTGTATTTgttacacacacacaccccgAATCAATTGGCTTCTAAATAGCTTACACTTGCTTGGCTACAAAACGGCCACGTTTCATTTTCATCCTCCTTTAAACCCTCTAAATCTGTCACCTGTCATTGCAACCCCTCTAAATCAGCCATTTCTCTTCCTCCCAATTTCATGTGGCTCACATCTTTCCTCCAGTAGTCCAAAATCCCTCGTCTGcttatcttctttctcttctttcattccctgaaacaaaaaagaatcaaaatctCTAATCTTTCTTCCTGATTATCTTttctgaagaagaaaaaatcacTTTAACACAAAATGTCAGGTGGGGTTGGTCCAACTGGAAATGATATAACTCTCCCTAAAGATGATGAAGCCAAACCCACTGCCACCGCCTCCGCCACTGCCACTGCTACTTCTGGTAAATCTGCCGGTTTTCTCAGCTTTCGCCAACTTAATGCCTTGGCTGTCATCATTGTTCTCTCAGCCAGTGGCATGGTAAGTCCTGAGGACTTTGCCTTTGTCATTTTTTCTGTCATTTACGTCTACTTCCTCGCAAAAGTTGCCTTCCCAACTCTCAGTTCTTCATCAGAGCCACCAGTTTTCGATCCCAAAAACAGAACCCTTCGCCTCTACGTCTGGGCTGCCGCCATCATCGGCCTTTTTCTCCCCATAGCTTATATTTTCGAAGGCATATTTGAGGGTGATAAAGAAGGTATCAGAGCTGCAGCACCCCATGTTTTCCTTCTTTCAAGCCAAGTTTTCATGGAAGGACTGGTCTTCTCACACAGGTTTTCTACACCTCTACGCGTCTTTGTGCCGGTTTTCTATAATTCCCGGAGAATTTTCACACTTGTGGACTGGCTCAAGAGTGAGATTTCCAAGGTTGAAGATGAGTATGGAGGATCTACAAGAAGACTGCATGTTGGGAGAGCACTTGCCGCCATTAATATGGCCTTGTGGTGCTTCAATCTATTTGGGTTCTTGCTGCCCTTTTATCTTCCCAAAGCTTTTAAGAAATACTACTCTGGGTTCAAGGTCAAAGACTGACGCATCAGCTTTCCCTTCAAACACCGGAACTTCAAGATAAACAAATAAGAATAGTTATACTTTGTGCCTATTTTTATTTAGGTTATGGTGTATTTTCAACTCCTtgttatattagattttgaGAGTAATAGAGTGATTTTACTTCTCTAGTTCTCTGTAAGAAAACTACCACTTGGTTGATTTGGGCTGATTATTACTTACATTGTATGTGGAAGTTTTCTCTAAACAAAAGCCAATTACCAGTTAAGGTAAACATGGTAATTAGTATGTACAATACACCATTCCTGTCATACAGTGTTCCAAAATCTggaataatattataaacatatcatacaataagatatataagcaaaattattgatacaaattgatACACCTTTTGAAAAGGTGATGacacaacaaaaaatatatttaagaaatttcaaattttttaaaagatgagGTGATATTtggaaattgttattatatataggATACAGAAAATCAGATTTTTGATAGACGATACGTAAATAGAATTGAAAATACTATTCAATTTATCCTCACTGACAAAACTGAGAAAGTCTACCCACTTATGATAGTATGGctgaaaattaaaacacaacgacaacaaagaagttgaaaatggataaaaataCAAGACAAATAAGCAGATTTTTGTTCGCTCATCTCTGAAGAGTTGCTTATTTTTAACGTTATACTTTCCTTTCTAGCTGAACAAAAGCTTCCAAAAACGAAAAAATGCATTTGGTGAAggtaaaaacaaacaaatatactCACATTTGCAGTGGACACAGGACAAAGTGCCGACTTCTCTGCCATATTGCACCGGCAAAATTGTGCTACCATTTCCTCCAGCTGTTGATATTTCGGTACATATAATACCTATTGATCTTGAAATATTATCTGCTGTCCAAACCTGTTTGCAAATAAAATTATCCCTTTGTTATATTGACTATCAAggcaaaaataattttcataagCTGCCGTTGAAatttattgaaagataaatGCATTACTTTGCACATCTGTGTGCAGAATCATTTCCATTCATAGATAGTTGGCCCAGTGATAAAACTTCCTGCATCCTGTGGCCCGTCAGAATTCAATATCCGAGCAAAGTCCTCCACCTCCCTGCGTTGATTGGTATGAATAGTAATTAAATGTCATTTCTCCCACAGTAACTAGCTTGTATACAAAAACAGCTGCTAAAGATTGAATGATATATGGAAACAGCTGGAAAAAGCATATATTAGAATTTGCAGGATCCAACCAACCTGTCGAGTTCTTCCTTCATTGCAGGATCCAAATCATCAAACTCAAGCTTAGGTGAAAAACTGACAGTTATTGAATTTCGCGacttttaagtttgatttggaGTGTGCAATGCAATGCAATGTCACCAAGTTCACCATCATAGCAAGCAGATGAGAGAGAATTGAATTCctgaaacaataaaaagatcAATAGCCAATCAACAATGAGAAATTTTGTaaccttataaaatttttatagcaAAATACAATGGGAAAAATAATGAACTTGATGATCATCAGACATAAAAGCACACACATGCAGAGGCAACACATAGACGCACAAAGGTAACCCGCAGCACACAAACATAGGACAAGCTAGAGAGAGAGGAGCCAACCTTGTGGTTtccatttaaaatgtttaaagaTGAATCCTTGAGCTGATCTTTTGTCTCCtatatttccttttattcttatttgttttaACCTCCTTTGGCTCTGTGGAATACCTAACACATAAGTACATGTCAAGGAATTAAgcatcattataaaaaaaaaaaaaaatgtatacccACTGAAGCATCTCTCAACAATGAATTTTTATGGAAACGATCACTTAAGGAACTGTAAAGGAAAGCACACATTGCCTTGTGAAGAAGATAATTAGTTGATAGTTAATGGCATTAAAGTGCAGCAACTGAATCATGCAAAGTTCACCCCATAATGATAGACATTAGTTGCTTATTCTCCCGATTTACTTTGAAATCTGCAAATGGTAAACTGATTCTATACTCAACAACAAGGAACCAATCACAGATTCCCTATCTGATACCATAAACTATAGTCCATTTCCAGGggttaactcaaattcaaaacaacCGTTACTGTATTTACAACAAATACAACAAAAAATCCATAATCTCTTCCCAATTCAACATCctattttaaaactaagttcGATTAAATCAAtattctaaaccctaaaccaaattAACATTCGTCAATTATGCCCATGGTCAATATGTAACCCTAATTAAGCTTTTCGTGAGAGAGAACTTGGATTACCTTGAAAACGAGGCTGAAAcgaagataatttttttttttcaccgaGAGAAAATAGAGACGGTGAAAACGGGAAGAAATTAGCTGAAGCTAGGGTTTCGAATCCCTCTGCCTGGTCAATTTGTTTTTGGTTTACGCAAACTGAATTGGGCCGTCTCTCGGCACGGTCATTTTTCCTGTGGTAGTGACGCTGACCAGGGTTGGATTTCGAGCTTGACCGGATTACTGTTAATGCGGTcgaaaagttttttaaaataataaataatattacttatagtATGAGCAAAATCgtttaaagaataaataatattataatgataaatcatgttcttacaaaaaaaaaaaaaattaaactggAACTTCGATTCTAGTTTTAGTTCATCTCATTCGAGTTGAACCATAAATTCAATTTCCATTGGCTTAATCTAACCAATTGGACTGCAAAACCAACTCTTTGATCAAGTCAAAACATAGACCAAATCTAGGAACATTATTTCAAGCTTGACATTgacaatgataattttttaataattacagAGATGACacgaattattatttattcaatttaatttttactttttctttagaACAATTCCACCATGGACAATGAAGCATACATCTGATCACAAAAGACAGATTCAACCTGAGCAGAACCGAATTTGACATTGGCTTGAGCAAGTATTGAATTCATAATGCCCAATTTGAAGTCGTTCGAGTTGCTGCACAGCATCACCAAAGGGCTATCAGTGGGTTAAACAGTAATATTTATGGGACAACCAGTATCGTTGAATGaatgaactcaaattgaactaaaacgTCAATTCGAAATCAACTCCATCAAGCCGATCTAGCTTGGATCCACCCCTCCTCTCACACATTTTAAAAACTTGCTCTCTCAGGAGATATCATCATTGAAAGGAGCAACCCATTTATTCTTCTCCTGAAATTGGCAACAGAACATAACAGATTCAAAAAACCTGCCTTCTCAGAACATATCAGAAGAGAATAATGCAAATCCCATTTGTCTTCTCTCATAAAAATAGCATCACCTGCCAGAACTTGGAACATTTACAGTATGTAGTTCAATTTTAGACTATGAATTTTCGCTCCAGAAAATGTGTTGGAAAATACAGATTCATGGCGCCAGTCAAGGGGCAATGTACATACAAGGAATTAGAATGAACAGTATGAACAAGAAGCAAATGCAGAAGCTCAACAAATCTGTGATAATTCCGATCCCCATCTTCTGTACAGCATTTTGACCCCAAAAAATTAGTCTACATGCTAATTACTTTACCAGCTTAATTgctcttccttttttttttttttttccccctatACAGTGATTTAAAAACTGTACTGAAATCACAGCAATTCATTTGCTCCTGAAGGGCCATACACTGGATCAACAGTAACTCAGAAGCCAACTTGCCCCCTCAAAATCATGCTCTTGATACCACAGTTAGTTAGCCACTAGATGACAATTATGGACTCAGCTCTGTACAAAGTCAACGCCGCATCATACCAACATTGGCAAGTTATTTGCTGGGAAGCTAGCTCCATTTTGGATCAATTGGTTCTGCTGAAATTCATCTCTACAATCAGTTCTGTCAGATAGCTTAAGATTACTCATTAGTAAGGAGCCTGAAAGACAACCTGACCTCGAGCCACTTTGCCCAACTTATTCCAGAGATTTCCCATGCCAGCCATTATTGACAAAATCAGCTTCGTCAGAAGTCCGCATGGTAATAAAGTGTTCAGTGGGACCAGAGCTCCAGTGCGACAAACTTCTGAGTTCTCTCAGATTGGTGTGCCACAAAAAGAAATCCATAAGATTAGAAACCGCAGGTCCTGGTGGTTAAGGGAGAGCTGGGACTTAGATCCAGGGACGGATTGCACAGTAGTTAACATGGTAAATAAATTGTTCAGCAGGACAAAAAATCCAGTCAGACAAACTTCTTTATCAGATTGGTGAGCCACAAAAGAAAATGCGTAAGTTTAGACACCACTGGTCCTGGTG includes:
- the LOC123225811 gene encoding uncharacterized protein LOC123225811 gives rise to the protein MSGGVGPTGNDITLPKDDEAKPTATASATATATSGKSAGFLSFRQLNALAVIIVLSASGMVSPEDFAFVIFSVIYVYFLAKVAFPTLSSSSEPPVFDPKNRTLRLYVWAAAIIGLFLPIAYIFEGIFEGDKEGIRAAAPHVFLLSSQVFMEGLVFSHRFSTPLRVFVPVFYNSRRIFTLVDWLKSEISKVEDEYGGSTRRLHVGRALAAINMALWCFNLFGFLLPFYLPKAFKKYYSGFKVKD